The Silvibacterium dinghuense DNA window TTAAGCATGACCGCTGTCACGGCTGCGAGGAGCGATAGCCCATGCAGGCCGGCGACAAAGAAAATTGTCGACTGCGCAGCAGCAATCCAGCTAAGCGCAACCTTCCACCAAAGCTGCTCCCCGCGAAGATGGTGGAAGCTGGCGCGCATCTCAAAGTTATGTGAGGCGCGGAGGCGGATTAATCGAACCATCTGATTGACCAGCCAGAGCGCCGTGATCATGGCGATCCAGTGCCAGCTCAGCACTTTCCCTGGCAAATCGGCAGCGGGAATATAAGGAGCAAGTTCCGGCCAGACGAGAACAAGAGCCTGGAGTTCGTGAAACGACCACGCCACAGGCACAGTCAGAATCGCAGCGAGTGGACCTGCCATCAGAAACGAAGACAGCACAAAGTCAATCGGAGTGTGAATCAGATTCCATGCGGGCCGCGCCTTCACGAGATAGATGCGAGCGCTCGCAAGTGTCCCTGCAAGTCCGATGAGTGCCGCGGCAAAAGCAAGAGGCTGCGACAGAGCACGCAACTTGAGTATAGGAATCCACGCACAGAGCGTGCTTGCCTTCAACGCGAGCAGGAAGAGCGTAAAGCAGAGCACCTCGCGGCTGAGCCAGGAACGGCGCCACATCTTCAACGCGCGCCAGGCATAGGCTGGGCGGCCAAGGTGAAAGATTGAGGTGTTAATAGCCACGATCGTGATCCCAAGCAGCAACGCGAGACTGATGGCATCGGTACGGTGCGTCAGGAGCAGGGCGCAAAGCAGGCCAAAGGCTGCCTGCATGGCAGAGGTCATGACAATCAGCGATCCGTGCGCATGCTCCAAGACCATGGCACCCGTGTCGACGCGGTCCAACCAGGCCGCGGAAGCCCGCTTCGCCGGCAGCGTGATGCGTGTCGTTGAGATCGTCTGCCCGGCCGGCGGCATGCCAGGCGACTCGGCTGCGGCATAGTCTCTGCGCCACTCATCCTTGTTGATGATTTCGATCTGAATTGCGTTCTCCGGACAGGCATTCACACATGCCGGCTCGCGATCGTCGAGCAGCCGATTGCGGCACATATCGCATTTACCCACCACGCCGCGTTCCGGGTTGAACTGCGGCACACTGTAAGGGCAATTCCATACGCAATACTGGCAACCAATGCAGGCATCCGCGGAGTGCAGCACGATGCCAGTTAGAGGATCTTTCTTGTACGCATCTACCGGGCACCCGCGCAGGCAATCCGCGCTGAGGCAATGGTTGCAACCCATCGAAAGATAGGTACGCATAACATCCGGATATGTGCCACCCTCGAGCTCTCCGACGCGGCGCCACTTGATATCTGCCGGATTCCCATTCTGCTCGTTGCAGGCGATCTCGCAGGAGCGGCAACCGATGCACTTCGTCATGTCGAAGTGAAAGCGATATTGCTCCCCGGGCTCGAGCGGACGCATAGGAATAAGTGGCGGCACCGAAACCGCGCCACTCTCGGTGAGAGTGAGGCGAACCAGTTCGGCGCTGTCGCTATCCGCGGCCAGCTCATACAGTGGCAGTCCCAAAATCGTTCACTCCTAATCGGCCTGATAATAGGTACAGCTAGTACACGTCCCGGTGATAGCGATTGTCGTCGTGCATCCGAGAGACATACTCCCTCGCTGCGTCCGCACTCATGGCCCCATGCTTTTCGATCAGCGCATGCAGGGCTGCATCCACGTCCTGGGCCATGCGCGAAGCATCGCCGCACACATACACGCGGGCATCTTCCTGCAGCCAACGCCAGAAGGTCTCGCCCTGCTCAAGCATGCGGTCCTGCACATAAATCTTGTGCTCCTGATCGCGAGAGAAGGCCGTATCAAGCCGGGTAAGATGACTGCTCTCACTCATCGACCGCAGTTCATGACAATAGAGAAAGTCGGTCTGCGCGCTGCGCTCACCAAAGAAAAGCCAGTTGCGCCCCTTGTGCCCCAGCGCTTCGCGTTCGTGGAGAAAGGAACGGAAAGGTGCAATGCCGGTGCCAGGACCGATCATGATGATCGGCGCATTGCTATCCGCAGGCAGACGGAACTTCTTGTTCGGCTGAATATAAACAGGCACGGACTCCTTGGCGCCGATGCGCTCTGCCAGCATCGTACTGGCCACACCTCCCCGCTCGCGATGATGCGAACGATACTTCACTACGCCAATCGTGCAGTGCAGCTCGCTCCCATGCTTGGCCGGGCTCGAGGAGATGGAGTACAGGCGCGGTGAGAGGCGAGGCAGCATAGCAAACAACGTCTCTGCCGTATCGATGGCGCCGGGATATTCCTGTAGCAGATCGATAAGACCACGGCCATACAAAAATGCATCGAGATGCGCGGACTGCTCCGCAGGCAGCAGGGCCGAGAGCACCTTGCACTCAGTACGCTCGGCAAAGGCCTGCACGATTTTGCGCGTCAGCCGCGTGTGCTGGTAGTGGTGAAGGAGCGCATCGCGCACCGTGCTCTTGCCTGCCTTCGGAACATCGACCAGCTCATCAGCAGAGATTGCCAGCAGGGAGAGCGTTTCATCAACCAGGGATGGATCGTTGCAGGCAACAACGCCGCAGGCATCCCCTGCCTCATAGGACAACGCCTCACCCAGCTGGAGCGCAAGGTGCATGGTGAGCTTGCCCGACGCGCTCGCCGTAAGCGCTCGGCGCTCGACGATCTGCGCGTGATATGGATTTTCGCGCGAATAGAGTGGCGCGCTCTTGCTGGAGGATGAGATGGCAACAGTCCGCGCCTCTGCCGGTGCTTTATCGGAACTGCGCTTCAGCGCAATCATGCATGTGGGAGTCCATGCGGCAAACGGTTCGTCGACATCTACATCGCTTTCTACACGGGAGACGATGCGTTGCGCTCCCAGCGCAATGAGCCGCTCATCGAGTTCTGTGCCGAATGCGCAAAACTGCTCGTAGTTTCGATCCCCGAGCGCAAATACGGCGTAGCGCAAAGATCCAAGTGCTGGCGCGCTATCGAGCATCAATGCTTCACGAAAGTTCTTTGCGTGATCAGGCGGCTCGCCATCACCATAGGTGCTTACAAAAAACACCGCATGGGCCTGCTGCGCCAGCTGCGCAGGATGGACATCCGAGAGAGACGCAACGGTTGCCGTGTGTCCGGCATCTTTCAGCTCTTTGGAAAACTTCTTGGCCAGCCGCTCCGCGGTGCCGCTCTGCGTGGCGAAGTAAACGGCGACCTCCAGTCCAGCACTCTCAGGCATCGTCTGGGCCGCAGAAGCATTCGAAAACAGCCCCGCCAGAAAACCATTGAGCCATGCGCGCTGATCGTGCGTGAAAGGCGCGTCATGGGGAATAAACGGAATATTCTGCGGTGTCATGATGCGATATCTCCCTGCTGTGTTGCGCACATGCCGCGAAGCTCGTCGATGCTGTGCCGCTGTGTAAAAACAAGAAAGCTTTCGCAATCACGGCGTTGTGCCATGTAACGGTCAAACAGCGCATGCAAAGCAGGAAGAAGATCACGGTACTTCATCGCGGGAAAGAGCTGACGGGCAATCGCCTGATCGCTATCCGCTCCGCCGCCAAGGTTCACCTGGTAGCCCTCGTCTCCGTCGACCTTCACGCCCATCAGGCCGATATCGCCGACATAGTGCTGCGCGCAGGAATGAGAGCAGCCTGTCACATGGAGATTGACTGGCTGCAGAATGCGGAATGCGCTGTCGAGCGAGCGGGCAATCTCAAGCGCATGGCTCTTGGTATCGGCCGCCGCATACTTGCAGCCGCGATTCCCGGTGCAGGCGACCGTACCGCTCTGCACCGTGCCGGCGGAGATCTCGAGCCCCGCGCCCAGTAAGGCAGCACGCGCTTCATCGAGACACGCAGTGGGGACATTGGGAAGAATCAGGTTTTGCCAGACCGTCAGCCGGAGTTCGCCGCAGCCGAAACGCTCTGCGACTTCCGCGATGGCGCGCGCCTGCTCAACAGACAGCAATCCCACAGGGACACAAACGCCGATGTAGGAGAGCCCCTCCTGCCTTTGCGCATGCGTGCCAAGATGCCCCGCGCGATCAACAGGACCACGCGATTCGCATTCTGAAGCTGCAACACGCAACACAGGAAATGCTAGCTTTTTCTCGGTTTCTTGCAGAAACCGTTCGACGCCCCAGCGATCGAGAAGGTACTTCAACCGCGCTTTTTTGCGGTCCGTACGATCGCCGTTTTCCGCAAAGACCCGCACCATCGCAGCCGCGACGGCAACCGCCTGCTCAGGAAGAAGCAACAGCCCACAGTCTGTCGCAAACTGCTTGTGGCCGGTAATGCCGCAGAGCAGCACGCGGAAGTAGATGCCTGCAGGCACGTTGCGGCCTTCCGCCACTCGGACCGCGACAAAGCCGATATCGTTGGTGTCAGCCAGTACGCTGATCACGCCACCGTTGTCGAAGGCGATATTGAACTTGCGCGGCAGGCCGAACAGATCGCGCGAATGCGTGATGTAGTTCTGCATCGCATCCGCATAGGGCTGCACGTCGAGCAGTTCCTGGGGATCGTAGCCGGAAATTGGCGAGGCGGTGATGTTGCGGATGTTGTCCGCGCCCGAACCGAGCGAACTCATGCCCAGCCTGCGAATACTGTTCAGCACATGCACCACATTCTTGGGCGCAAATTCACGCAACTGGATATTGGCTCGTGTCGTCAGATCGATACGAGAATTGCCCCACTGTTCGGCAATCTGCGCAACGCCGCGCAGCTGCGCAGCCGTCATTACGCCGCCTGGCACGCGCATACGCAGCATGAAGGAATCCTGCGCTGGCGCGACATGGAACAGTCCATGAAATTTAAGCCGGAAGCGGTTCTCTGCATTCGGTGCTTCGTTGCTGGCTGCGGTCCGCAGCAGTTCATCCCACAGATCAAGCGGGTTGCTCTGGTACTTCCAAAGCTCTTCGGCGCAAAGATCGGAGACCGGCGTGCCGAAAAACATCTCTTCCTGCGGGGCGGCCAGATTCGCTCCAGTGCCGGGCTGGCAGGTCAGCTGTCCGGCGGCATTCTGGCCGACAAACGGGCGCTGCATGACACCGGCAAAGAATCCGCGGAGATAGTTCTCCTGCTCCGCCGAAAAGGCGGATGACAGCGATTCGAGTTGTGACGGCATCGATGGCATGTGCATCCTCTCCTTTGAAAGGAACCGGTGGATACACGACGGCCTGAAGATCGCGAAGTCTGCAAAAACACGAAAGCCCCGTTACGAACGCAGGAGTTCCACACGCAGATCAGCGGTGATCTCAGGCTCGTCGCGGAGCGCTTTTGTTTTCAGTGCAAAATTCAATTCTGGAGGAGCGGCGGACGCATCGAGGGGCCACGCTCACATCCGATTGCCATCAGCTGCCGTGGCTGACGGAATCAATACGCAGAGTATAGGGCCAGGATTCCTGCGATGCAAGCCCGATCGCAAAAGCAAATTTTCAAGTTCCAGATCGGGTGGATTCATTCTCGTCCGCCCGATATCAGATTCCATGCACAAGAAAACACGGCTTTCTGTGCGTTTCTCTCATCTTTCCGGAAGCACACCCCACATACGCGACATAGAATGAAATTGATTCTCCTTTCATCATCTGCGATAGTTCACTCGACTCAACTACATTTTCTGGAGCTCTATGCCGCACGCCACATTCGATGGCCTTAGAGTACTGTCTCTGGAGACCCGTCGTGCGCGCGAGGTAGAAAAACTCATCCGGGCGTACAGTGGCGATCCCCTCGTCGTGCAGTCGATGCGCGAGATTCCACTCAGCTCGAATACTGCCTGCATTGAATTTGGGAAGCGCCTCCTGGCAGGCGAATACGATGTCGTCATCTTCATGACCGGCGTAGGCGTCAGCAAGATGATGGAGGTGCTCAGTACCAGCTTCGACCCCGAAACGATCCTTGAGGAGTTGCGGAAACGCAAGATTGTCGCGCGTGGCGTGAAGCCGGTAGCAGCGCTCAAGGAGCTGAAAGTCCCGGTCACAGTGACCACATCCGAACCCAGCACCTGGCGTGAAGTCCTGGCGCTGATGGATCAGAAATTCGGCAGCGAGCTCTCCAGCTATCACGTAGCCGTGCAGGAATACGGGGCCACGAATCCGGAGCTGATCGCCGAGCTCGTGGATCGCTGCGCCTCGGTCACCAAGATTCCTGTTTATCAGTGGGGCCTCCCCCACGACATCGCGCCGCTCGAAAAGGCCATTCACGAAATCATGGATGGATCGATCGATGTCGCGCTGTTCATGACCGCAGTGCAGGCCATCCATCTTTTTCACGTAGCGCAGGAGATGGGTGTCGCCGAAGAGTTACGCCGCGCGCTCAGCCATATCGTCGTCATCTCGGTTGGCCCTACCACCACAGAGGAGCTTCTCCACTACGGACTGCAGCCGGACTTCGAGCCGTCACGGCCGCGCATGGGCTTCATGGTGAATGAAGCCGCACAATACGCGCGCAAGGTGCTGGCCGCCAAGCGCGCGGAAAATGCCATCGATCCGGGCACCACGGCCGCAGAAGCCTCTCCTCCTCCGCAGTCGGTGGCGCGCACGCTTCAGCGTTCCGTTCCCCAGGTAGCGACCTCCACATCTACCATGGCCGGCTTTCGCGACGGGCTCGCTCCGCTTGACGTGCTGCAACAGGTCAGCAGCAGCCTCAGTTCCACAGATCCGCTGCATGTCGTGCTCTCGCGCATCGTCGTCTGCGTCTGCGCGATTGTTCCCTGCGATTCGTGCTTTCTCTATACGCTCGAAGAGGACAAACTGGTCCTGCGCGCATCGCGGAACCCTCACGCCGAAGAATTGGATCACCTTAAAATTTCCGTCGGACAGGGCGTTACCGGCTGGGTCGCCGAGCACCGCGAGCCCGTCTCCATCCCCGAACATGCCAGCGAAGACGTGCGCTTCGCGCCCTTCCGCAATCTCCCGGAAGACACCTTCGAAGCCATGCTCTGTGTCCCCGTGCTCTGCGCCGGACGCGTAGTGGGCGTGCTCAACCTGCAACATCAGAAGCCCTACTTCCATACCGATATGGAGCGCCGCCTGCTGGCTACAATCGGCGTCCTGGTCGGTGCAGAAATTGAACGGGCACGGCTCGAGACTGAAAATCTCCAGCTCTTAGACCGCCTTGAGTCACGGAAGCTGATTGATCGCGCGAAAGGAATCCTGCAGCGCGATCTCAAGATATCCGAGGACGAAGCCTATCGCATGATGCAGAAGGAGAGCCGCCAGCGGCGGAAGTCCATGAAAGAGGTCGCGGACGCGATTGTCCTCTCGGAGAGCCTGCGCTCCTCCGCAAAATCCTGAATCACAGGATCGAACTTGAGGCCTGCTCCGGCCTCCATGATCCAGACTTTGAACATCGCCGCTCTCGTCCTTTACCAAAACCATGACGAACGGAGCCGCATGTGCGAGCATCCCAGTCAGGAAGACACATGAGCACGGCGACGCGATGAATTCTCCTTTACCCCCTACCTCTCTGCCTGCGATCTCCCCTTCGACCCGGCGGCTGCTGCCGTGGCTGGTCGCAGTTGCCTTCTTCATGGAGTCGCTGGACACAACGATCCTGAATACGGCCGTGCCTGCCATCTCGGCCGCGCTGCGTGTAGGCCCACTCAGCATGAAGGCCGTGCTGGCCAGCTATACGCTGGCGCTCGCTGTCTTCATCCCCATCAGCGGATGGGTGGCCGACCGCTTCGGCACGCGGCGAGTCTTCTCCGCAGCCATCGGCCTCTTCACGCTCGGCTCGCTGCTCTGCGGTCTCTCGACGAACATCCACCTGCTCGTAGCCTGCCGCGTGTTGCAGGGCATGGGTGGATCGATGATGGTCCCGGTGGGCCGTCTCACACTTGTGCGGGCCTTTGAAAAATCCGAACTGATCCGGCAGATGAGCTTCGTCTCCATCCCCTCGCTGGTCGCGCCGATGCTCGGCCCCGTCGCGGGAGGTCTCATCGTCGGCTACCTGCACTGGCGCGTCATCTTCTTCCTCAATATCCCAGTCGGCCTGCTCGGACTGGTGATGGTCTACCTGCATCTGCCGGATTTCCGTGAGGAACACACGCATCCACTCGATGCCGTGGGCCTCATCCTCTTCGGTTCCGGCGTGGCGCTGCTTTCCTATGTGCTCGAGGTCTTCGGCGAGCACACACTCGGCGCCGGCGAAATCACCGGCATGCTCGTGATCTCGCTGGTGCTGATCCTCGGCTACTGGCTGCACGCGCGATCCATCGCCTATCCCCTGCTCGATCTCACACTCTTCCGCATCCGCACCTTCCGCGCCTCCGTAAGCGGCAGCTTCTTCACGCGCCTCGGCATCGGCGGCGTGCCGTTCCTGCTGCCGCTGCTCTACCAGGTCGGTCTTGGATATTCCGCCGTGCAGTCGGGCATGCTGATCATGCCGCAGGCCGTCGCTTCAATGAGCATGAAGGCTGTGATGCCGAAGGTGCTGGCGCGGCTCGGCTATCGCAATGTGCTGGTGTCGAATACGGTGATCATCGGCTGCCTGTTGCTGCTCTTCGCCACCATCGGCCTGCATACGCCGGTGTGGATGATCGTGCTGCTGGCCTTCCTCTACGGCGGATTCACCTCGCTGCAGTACACCAGTATGAACACGCTGGTCTATTCGGATACCACCGAGGAACAGACCAGCGCGGCCAGCTCGATCGCCAGCACCATGCAGCAGATGTCGGTCAGCTTCGGCGTAGCCTGCGCCGGCCTGGCTACGGCCTTCTTCCTGCCGCATGAAGAACATGCCTCGAACGTCAGCATGATCCATGGACTGCACAAGGCGCTGATCGCTCTCGGCCTGATGACGATTGTCTCGACATTGGTCTTCCGCAGCCTGCGCAAAGATGACGGACAGGCCGTGAGCCACCCGAAGGTATTTCACCCATAGCGCTAACCGGATGCCCCAGGTCTCGTTTCCTGCTCCTGGGATGGAAGAGACAGAGCTGCCGCTTCACTCGTTTCCTGAACCTCATCTCGAAAGAGCGGGAATTGCGGCTCCTCATCATCACGGAAATTACTGAGCCCCACGCCTGCAAGCCGAAAGAGCGGGCGTGCGGAAACATCGACGCGCTCGCGCAGGCTGAGTGCGATAGCTGCAAGCTCCTCTCCGGAAGACGGCGGCTGGGCAAGCGTCAGACTGCGGGTCATGATGGCGAAGCCACTGGTCTTGAGCTTGAGGACCACGGTGTGGCCGATGCGCCCACTGCCCTGCGAAGCCTTCCACACCTTTGCAGCCAGCTCACGGATAATCTCGCTCAAGTCCTCGAGCGGCAGATCACGCTCGAAGGTATCTTCCTTCGAGATCTGCTTCGACGGCCTCCCGGTGACAACCGGGTTGTGGTCGATGCCCCTGGCCAGCTCATACAGACGCGCTCCATAACGACCGAAGCGTCCCTCGAGCTCACTGAGAGACTGGTGGCGCAGGGCTCCGACGGTTGCGAGGCTCAGCTCGCGCAGCTTCGTCTCCATCACCTTGCCCACACCGGGAATGCGCCCCACCGGCAATGGCTCCAAAAATGCTTCGACCTCATCCGGCTGGATCACAAAAAGTCCATCGGGTTTCTTCCAATCAGAGGCAATCTTGGCGAGAAATTTATTCGGTGCCACGCCCGCCGAAGCAGTCAGGTTCAGCTCCTGCCGAATCTTTTCTCGAATCGCCTTGGCCACGCGTGTTGCCGTCGGCAGACCGCTCTTATTCTCGGTCACATCGAGGTAGGCCTCATCGAGCGAAAGCGGCTCGATCAGGTCCGTATGTTCTTCGAAGATGCGCCGCGCCGCCTGTGAAGCTGCGCGATAGCGGGTAAAATCCGGCGGGATAAAGATCGCATGCGGACAGAGCCGCTCGGCGGTCAACGCCGCCATCGCCGAGCGCACGCCGAATTTCCGAGCTTCATACGAGGCCGCACAAACCACCGACCTGCGCCCGCGCCAGGCAACCACTACCGGACGGCCGCGCAAAGCGGGATCGTCCCGCTGCTCCACCGACGCATAGAAAGCGTCCATGTCTACGTGCACGATTTTGCGGCCTGCAAGCATAGGTGCCAGCAGAGGCAAATCCCTCCGCTTCCCATTTCGAATTATAATTCGCCTTCTGTTCGCCTATCATAAAATTCGTGATACCTGAACCGATCCCCGTCCCGGAAGGAATGAGCCTGCGAGATGAGCTCAACTTCCGCGCCCGGCTCTGGGCAAAGATGCATGGGTGCATGGCAGCCGAGTTGGGAGGAGAAGCCTCGAGCGTGCTGTTCGGCTGTAACGAAGCGGGCCGGCGCGACAATTTTCTACCCGAAGTCCACGCGGAGATTCTCGCCCGACCAGCCTGGGCCAGGCGGCTCGAAAAAGTCCACACCGCCTACCGGCGCTCCCGCGCCCGCGCCGACTGGCCATGGCGGGAGCTCGATGCAGCGGTCAGCTCGGACGCGTTACTGATGAATATCTTCTGCCACCCGGCATCGAGCAGGAATACCGCGCTGCATGCCCTGCTTGGCGAAGCGGCCGGCTCCGAACCGGAATTCGGAATCAGGCCGCGCACTCCGCTGGCCTCAGGCCGTGGCGACACAACGGAGATCGATATGCGCATCGGCCATCTTCTCGTCGAGGCAAAACTCACAGAATCGGACTTTCAAATTGCCCCGGAAAGGCTTATCCATCGCTATCGGGATATCGAAGAAGTCATTGATATCGCATCACTTCCTCGCCTTGAGGATGGGCGCTTTCCGGGCTACCAGCTGGTTCGCGGAGCCCTTGCCGCTCATGCCACCGGCCTCAGCTTCGCCGTCCTGTGCGACGCCCGGAGACCCGACCTGATCGAGTCCTGGCTCCAGGTGCAGCGCTGTATCCGGCCACTCGAATTGCGCATCCGCCTCAAGCTGCTCACCTGGCAGGAGATCGCTGCGACATTAGAATCCGGCCATCAGGGCTTCCTCGGAGCCAGATACGGCATCTTTCCTTCGAGCGATATACGCTGAAGCTGCCTCCCCCGGCTGCCTTCCATTTCTTGCTGTCCCGCCGGGAACAGCTACAATCGAGCTTGTCTTCCAATGCCTTATCACCCTCCATCCTCCGTATCTCGCTTCCCGGATCCGGAAGACAATCCCGCTGACGGCCACCCGCCGCGCCACGCCGGCGAGGACGAAGATGCCAATGCGGACCTCGATCCCGAATACACCGAACTCGAAGCGCAACCTGACGAGGAAAACGGGGTTGATGAGGACATGGCGACCTTGGCACTCGATCAGACTTTGGATTCCACGCTGACTCAGCCTGCGGACAGACCCGCCGGCAGCCCCCCTCGTCCAGCCACAGCCGGCGAGCTCAGCGCCATGTCGGATGCCGAGATCATGCTCCGCGTCCGCGAGGGCGACGATTCCGGCTTCGAATACCTGATCCACAAGTACCACAAGCCGATGATTCACTTCATGTTCCGCATGGTGCATAACCAGGCGGTGGCCGAGGAGCTGGCCCAGGAGGTGTTCCTCCGCGTCTATCGCTCACGGCAGAGCTACCGGGCAGAGGCGAAGTTCACTACCTGGCTTTATCGCATCGCCACCAACCTGGGCGTGAACCATGCCCGGGACACGAAGTACGAGCGGACCGCGCAGAATGTGTACCTCGACCAGCCGGATCCCGAAACGGGAACGACGCCGGATGTGGCCGACCTGACAGCCTCGGTTGAGCAGGAACTGGTGAAAGATGAGCGGATGCGGGCCATCCGCCAGCACGTTCTGGCACTTCCGGAACGTCAAAAGAATGCGGTACTGATGCACAAATATCAGGGACTGGA harbors:
- a CDS encoding DmsC/YnfH family molybdoenzyme membrane anchor subunit, coding for MGLPLYELAADSDSAELVRLTLTESGAVSVPPLIPMRPLEPGEQYRFHFDMTKCIGCRSCEIACNEQNGNPADIKWRRVGELEGGTYPDVMRTYLSMGCNHCLSADCLRGCPVDAYKKDPLTGIVLHSADACIGCQYCVWNCPYSVPQFNPERGVVGKCDMCRNRLLDDREPACVNACPENAIQIEIINKDEWRRDYAAAESPGMPPAGQTISTTRITLPAKRASAAWLDRVDTGAMVLEHAHGSLIVMTSAMQAAFGLLCALLLTHRTDAISLALLLGITIVAINTSIFHLGRPAYAWRALKMWRRSWLSREVLCFTLFLLALKASTLCAWIPILKLRALSQPLAFAAALIGLAGTLASARIYLVKARPAWNLIHTPIDFVLSSFLMAGPLAAILTVPVAWSFHELQALVLVWPELAPYIPAADLPGKVLSWHWIAMITALWLVNQMVRLIRLRASHNFEMRASFHHLRGEQLWWKVALSWIAAAQSTIFFVAGLHGLSLLAAVTAVMLNRYLFFVSVVPLSMGLTFMRPKMAHGEAA
- the dinB gene encoding DNA polymerase IV; translation: MPLLAPMLAGRKIVHVDMDAFYASVEQRDDPALRGRPVVVAWRGRRSVVCAASYEARKFGVRSAMAALTAERLCPHAIFIPPDFTRYRAASQAARRIFEEHTDLIEPLSLDEAYLDVTENKSGLPTATRVAKAIREKIRQELNLTASAGVAPNKFLAKIASDWKKPDGLFVIQPDEVEAFLEPLPVGRIPGVGKVMETKLRELSLATVGALRHQSLSELEGRFGRYGARLYELARGIDHNPVVTGRPSKQISKEDTFERDLPLEDLSEIIRELAAKVWKASQGSGRIGHTVVLKLKTSGFAIMTRSLTLAQPPSSGEELAAIALSLRERVDVSARPLFRLAGVGLSNFRDDEEPQFPLFRDEVQETSEAAALSLPSQEQETRPGASG
- a CDS encoding DHA2 family efflux MFS transporter permease subunit, whose product is MNSPLPPTSLPAISPSTRRLLPWLVAVAFFMESLDTTILNTAVPAISAALRVGPLSMKAVLASYTLALAVFIPISGWVADRFGTRRVFSAAIGLFTLGSLLCGLSTNIHLLVACRVLQGMGGSMMVPVGRLTLVRAFEKSELIRQMSFVSIPSLVAPMLGPVAGGLIVGYLHWRVIFFLNIPVGLLGLVMVYLHLPDFREEHTHPLDAVGLILFGSGVALLSYVLEVFGEHTLGAGEITGMLVISLVLILGYWLHARSIAYPLLDLTLFRIRTFRASVSGSFFTRLGIGGVPFLLPLLYQVGLGYSAVQSGMLIMPQAVASMSMKAVMPKVLARLGYRNVLVSNTVIIGCLLLLFATIGLHTPVWMIVLLAFLYGGFTSLQYTSMNTLVYSDTTEEQTSAASSIASTMQQMSVSFGVACAGLATAFFLPHEEHASNVSMIHGLHKALIALGLMTIVSTLVFRSLRKDDGQAVSHPKVFHP
- a CDS encoding NirA family protein, with translation MPSMPSQLESLSSAFSAEQENYLRGFFAGVMQRPFVGQNAAGQLTCQPGTGANLAAPQEEMFFGTPVSDLCAEELWKYQSNPLDLWDELLRTAASNEAPNAENRFRLKFHGLFHVAPAQDSFMLRMRVPGGVMTAAQLRGVAQIAEQWGNSRIDLTTRANIQLREFAPKNVVHVLNSIRRLGMSSLGSGADNIRNITASPISGYDPQELLDVQPYADAMQNYITHSRDLFGLPRKFNIAFDNGGVISVLADTNDIGFVAVRVAEGRNVPAGIYFRVLLCGITGHKQFATDCGLLLLPEQAVAVAAAMVRVFAENGDRTDRKKARLKYLLDRWGVERFLQETEKKLAFPVLRVAASECESRGPVDRAGHLGTHAQRQEGLSYIGVCVPVGLLSVEQARAIAEVAERFGCGELRLTVWQNLILPNVPTACLDEARAALLGAGLEISAGTVQSGTVACTGNRGCKYAAADTKSHALEIARSLDSAFRILQPVNLHVTGCSHSCAQHYVGDIGLMGVKVDGDEGYQVNLGGGADSDQAIARQLFPAMKYRDLLPALHALFDRYMAQRRDCESFLVFTQRHSIDELRGMCATQQGDIAS
- a CDS encoding diflavin oxidoreductase — protein: MTPQNIPFIPHDAPFTHDQRAWLNGFLAGLFSNASAAQTMPESAGLEVAVYFATQSGTAERLAKKFSKELKDAGHTATVASLSDVHPAQLAQQAHAVFFVSTYGDGEPPDHAKNFREALMLDSAPALGSLRYAVFALGDRNYEQFCAFGTELDERLIALGAQRIVSRVESDVDVDEPFAAWTPTCMIALKRSSDKAPAEARTVAISSSSKSAPLYSRENPYHAQIVERRALTASASGKLTMHLALQLGEALSYEAGDACGVVACNDPSLVDETLSLLAISADELVDVPKAGKSTVRDALLHHYQHTRLTRKIVQAFAERTECKVLSALLPAEQSAHLDAFLYGRGLIDLLQEYPGAIDTAETLFAMLPRLSPRLYSISSSPAKHGSELHCTIGVVKYRSHHRERGGVASTMLAERIGAKESVPVYIQPNKKFRLPADSNAPIIMIGPGTGIAPFRSFLHEREALGHKGRNWLFFGERSAQTDFLYCHELRSMSESSHLTRLDTAFSRDQEHKIYVQDRMLEQGETFWRWLQEDARVYVCGDASRMAQDVDAALHALIEKHGAMSADAAREYVSRMHDDNRYHRDVY
- a CDS encoding uroporphyrinogen-III synthase, whose amino-acid sequence is MPHATFDGLRVLSLETRRAREVEKLIRAYSGDPLVVQSMREIPLSSNTACIEFGKRLLAGEYDVVIFMTGVGVSKMMEVLSTSFDPETILEELRKRKIVARGVKPVAALKELKVPVTVTTSEPSTWREVLALMDQKFGSELSSYHVAVQEYGATNPELIAELVDRCASVTKIPVYQWGLPHDIAPLEKAIHEIMDGSIDVALFMTAVQAIHLFHVAQEMGVAEELRRALSHIVVISVGPTTTEELLHYGLQPDFEPSRPRMGFMVNEAAQYARKVLAAKRAENAIDPGTTAAEASPPPQSVARTLQRSVPQVATSTSTMAGFRDGLAPLDVLQQVSSSLSSTDPLHVVLSRIVVCVCAIVPCDSCFLYTLEEDKLVLRASRNPHAEELDHLKISVGQGVTGWVAEHREPVSIPEHASEDVRFAPFRNLPEDTFEAMLCVPVLCAGRVVGVLNLQHQKPYFHTDMERRLLATIGVLVGAEIERARLETENLQLLDRLESRKLIDRAKGILQRDLKISEDEAYRMMQKESRQRRKSMKEVADAIVLSESLRSSAKS
- a CDS encoding PGN_0703 family putative restriction endonuclease — encoded protein: MSLRDELNFRARLWAKMHGCMAAELGGEASSVLFGCNEAGRRDNFLPEVHAEILARPAWARRLEKVHTAYRRSRARADWPWRELDAAVSSDALLMNIFCHPASSRNTALHALLGEAAGSEPEFGIRPRTPLASGRGDTTEIDMRIGHLLVEAKLTESDFQIAPERLIHRYRDIEEVIDIASLPRLEDGRFPGYQLVRGALAAHATGLSFAVLCDARRPDLIESWLQVQRCIRPLELRIRLKLLTWQEIAATLESGHQGFLGARYGIFPSSDIR
- a CDS encoding RNA polymerase sigma factor, whose translation is MPYHPPSSVSRFPDPEDNPADGHPPRHAGEDEDANADLDPEYTELEAQPDEENGVDEDMATLALDQTLDSTLTQPADRPAGSPPRPATAGELSAMSDAEIMLRVREGDDSGFEYLIHKYHKPMIHFMFRMVHNQAVAEELAQEVFLRVYRSRQSYRAEAKFTTWLYRIATNLGVNHARDTKYERTAQNVYLDQPDPETGTTPDVADLTASVEQELVKDERMRAIRQHVLALPERQKNAVLMHKYQGLDYKQIGEILKLSESATKSLLFRAYQTLREKLKEFA